tttttctttttcttttttatcaaaCATTTGGAATCAAACAAAATGTTGTCTTACATAAAGGTCAATTTAATTTGGAGCCCAATATgactgttatttgagttggttCTTAGCAAGGTCATTTTCTCTATAAGTGGCATGTGAAGGAGAGTTTGATGAACTGCCCTATTCAAATGTCATTGTGCTCACCCGAACGGATGCACTGGGCTACATTGCCCTGTGGCCTCCTGTGAATCTAGATGTCCAGAGATGCGTGTCATCCTTGTCGTCAACAAGGTTTCCTGTGCTCTCATTAACAGAGACCCCTCCTGGTTTAATGAGACATGGCTGGGCAGGATCAAAGAGGAGACCGGGGCCAACTGGCGCCTCAAGGTAATTTGTGAAACGGCAGGATATGACAGAGGAGCCGATGGCAAACCAAAGTGACCAGCATTTCTGAGCTAAGAATAAAAGTAATCCAAGTAACCTTAGATTTCTGCTCTGACTTGTCACAttccttcaggtcagcaacttgaAGAAGATTCTTCAGAGCATGCTGGAGTATTACCATGATGTAAGAAGAACTATTTTCTACTCAGTTTTGACATTTCAAGTAAACTGGAGTTTGTTGGAATTATTTTCTGCTTGAATCCCTTACATTTCTGCTGCTGGAGCCGCCTCACCCCTCCATCACCACCTCCTTCCTCCAGCCCCTATTAATTTCCACTTTTGCCACATTGTTCCTTACCGTCTTGAATCTTTTCACATTCACTTCCCTCTCTTACACCGGACAGGTGCTTGGTCACCAGGTATCAGATGAGCACCTGCCAGATGTCAACCTGATAGGAGAGGTGGGAGATGTGACAGAGCTTGGCAAACTGGTGCAGCTGGTGCTGGGCTGTGCTGTCAGCTGTGAAAAGAAGCAAGGTAAGCTGCCTACAAACGTAAAGTGGGGAACAAGGCTCTCTGAACCAGACAGAAGCAGCCATCCATGGGAAATAACAGGATTTACTTCCAAGTCAAATCATATGGCACATGACAAGGGTCACGTCCAAAATGGCCTGATCCTGGATGAAATTAATTTGGTCTTCACAATCATGCCTAATTCTATAGATAGCAATTTAAAAGAAAGAGATAAACGCTCTTGATCATTCAAAGCCAAATAGTGAGGGTTGATGGGCAGGAAGTCTGAAACTAGAAGTAACACtggtatgtctttatgcatgctcaataatccaagtaagaaaatcacagaaagttgaatcagttcatctggacacaacgtttgtctCCTCTtcagagactgaagaggtcacttagatgaatgatggaaacgtttctgtctcaataaacgttgtgtccagatgaactaattcaacttcctGTAACACTGGTGTGTTTCACAGCAGAGAATTTAAAGTAAACTTGTATTGTCCTGTATTCAGCTGTGCCTTCATTGACCTTTGTTGACTCTTTCTTGTACACAGAGCAAATCCAGCAGATAATGACTCTGGAGGAGTCTGTCCAGCATGTTGTCATGACTGCCATCCAGGAGGTGAGTGAGCCTCTTGAATGAGTCTGTTGTCCTCTTGGTTCTCTCCTTATTAGTTTCAGCATTTAGTCATGCTCAGTTTAAATTGGAGAAATCAAATCTGGATTAGTGCAAGACTTTACAGTCTCTGAAGCCTTGTATTGCCATTCTGCGTTGTGTTTATGAAGTGTATTTATTACCATATTAGTGTATTATACACGCAGAAGAATGCAATAGAACACTTCTTGTCAGCCGTCCTTTTTGGATTCACTTTAAGATCGTGATTTATTTTCTCCGGAGTTTGAACTAAGCTAGCTATTAATGTTGTTGTTGTAGCTCCTACCCAAAGAGCCGCTCTCAGAACCAGGGAGCCCAGAGACCTATGGGGACTTTGACTATCAGGTGAGACCTTGATCTCCATTCCGGCCGCCTCTTCTCGATACATAACACTTTTGCCCCCCTCTGGCTTACTTGTTCCTCACTCGGCATATCACTTACAGCTTTCTTTTGTGTTCTCTCTCACTCGATTGTGGTTTCTTCCTCCGCCACctcctgtgtctgtgttctgtgtTTGCAGTCGAGGAAGTATTATTTCCTAAGCGAGGAGGTGGACGTGAAGGAGGACCTTAGCCAGCGCTGTCGAGACCTGGAGCACCAGGTGGGTACAAAGCGTAAAGCGTACTTCTGGCAAACAGGATTTGCTAGAAATTTGAAATGATGTATGTGggtgtccttggttttgtcgatCTTCTGATTGGCATTGCATAACCGTTGGCATTATATCCTGAAAGGATATGAGGAAATGTGAGTTTCCcatgcttgtttttttgttttttgttcttttggtctctttttgtgttttctgtctgtaaagatgtgtttttatttatgctgctgcctgtcttggccaggtctccctcgcAAAAGAGATTCTTAATCCCAATGAGtctctcctggttaaataaaggttagataaaattaaaaaaaactgagcTCTTGGGGTAAAATAATAATCCACTTGTGCCCGTTGTACCAGAAATGTACTTTGAggccttgttttgtttgttttggtgctGTGTTTCATTGCATTACAGAACGTTTGTACCTGCAGCTATGTGCTTTTGCCCATATCAGTTAGCCTGGCTAAGTTGTTCTGTTTTCTTATGATTGTTGGTTGTGTACATATTGCGTAACATTGCCTGTTTATATGCCACTGACTAAAAATGACTAATCTGGGTTAAAAAGAGTATATCACTCAGGATTTACTGATTCTGTTTTTGGAGTAGAATTAGGCCACCAATAATTCCTGGCACtcccagctgttttttttttgtttttttttaccaagcTAACAAGTTAGGAGTAGGTGGTTTATGTTGTTTTGAAAGCAATGTACTTTTTGCAAGGTCCTGAGCTAAAGCATGCCATCTGTCCTTAAAGATCAGTGTAGGGTTTTGCTGTATTCAAACCAGGAAGATGTGCTATAGGTAAGTATACACTTCCCCTTAATTCCATAATGCCAGCTTGTCTAACGTAACCCCACACATAGTTTCCGTATGCGTTCAGTCTGACtttgtcaccaaaaaaaaaaaaacattttctaaGCATCAGTGTTGCTGCTCTGAGCCTCAGTCTCTCCTTAAGCCAGTTCAGTCAACTTCATCAGCTTCAATTCAGAACAACTGTTCTCCTACAACTGTAATACATATCATTGGAGGCCCTAGATAACTTTGTATTTTTTCATGAAGACCTAGTTTTCACCTCAGGGTGAAGCTAACAACTACACCATTGAGAGTTACATTTGCTTGAGACTGTTGCATATCAGCTGACTAACTGACCTTTTCAAGGTTGCGCATgtgaaacaacaaaaataaaaaagcatGTGTTCTTGCAACGAGTCCTGGATGAAGCGGAGCTGCAGGATGCGTCTCTGTGTTTTGCCTTCGTGAGTCTGTCCTGCTTGTCTGTCCTGTGTTTGGCATTTCCGGTGGAACGCGTGCGATTTCTGTTTGACTGTCGAATGTTCTGAGGAACGCTCGAGTCCTCCTGTCCGTGTTCAGCTCTCTCCCTGCTCCTCTTTCGTTTGCTTTGCATCCACACCATCTGCTgctcttctcctcctcatgtctctctgtTCGTTCCTATTTGTGCTGCTCCAGATTTGTGCACTGTCAACTCCCTCTAAACCCTTCCATCTACCAATACCATGACTTCCAACACCTCCATTTACATTCTTCGTCTTTCTTTGTCCTTCTTtctttgtctccccccccctagCTGTCAGTGGTCCTGGAGGAGAAGTCGACCATACTGGCGGAGACACGCTCCCTGAAGGAGAGGCTGAGTCGCTGTGATTCGCAGGACGCCACTGCCATCACTGGCAAGAAGCTGTTGCTCCTCCAGAGCCAGATGGAGCAGCTGCAGGAGGAGAACTACAGGTCTGCTACTTGGACAGCACCGACCCAGAGAGCTGAAAGCACACTGCAAGCCACGTTCCCACAGGGACATGGTCAAGGCTAAGCACATACACAAGTATATGCACCCTTTGTACAAAGGGCTGGATTGGTATTTCGAAATACATTTTGCAGCACGTATGCACACTTTTCCATGCATAGGAAATTGTTAAATTCTATGACACAACATGTTGATGTACACATGACCACAGCTTTGACAAATTGTAGCCAATGAATTAAATTCTGTAAATGAGTTGTATGGTGTTGTAAATTGCACATAATGCAGCCACGTGCATCTTATTCCACCACCTAGTCGTCTCATCGCACAATGGCTCTATTCAGTACGGTCTGTTTATATCAGTTCTCTCATCTGTGTTTCCTCATTTGTCTGCTCCTCAGGCTGGAGAACAGCAGAGACGACATGCGCATGCGAGCAGACATCCTGGAAGGCGAGGTCGTCGAACTACAGCACCGTAATGAGGAGCTGACCAGCCTGGCCCGAGAAGCACAGAATCTCAAAGACGAGATGGACATTCTGCGGTAAGAAGGGCTTGTGTGCCCACGTGGCCCCCTTTTGGATGAGTAGATATGATGTAGGTTCAGTTTTTGCTTCTCTCGGGATGTCGATGgaatgaggtgtttgaggttGCATGCTCAGCAGTCCCACACCAGCACTCCTCCTGAGAGGAGAATGGGCTGCTCTGAAGTTAACAGTAAGTATTATCAGTTTACAATTTCGGAGATGATTCTTCCCACGCAGACTCCTCACTTCGTGTCATCTGTGTTGATACTCTGAAAGTCTCGTGGTGGTATTGGCTTACACCTTACTTAGTTGTTTAATTTCTCCTGTTTGATTTTCATTGTTTTAACAAATTACAAATCCCTGAGGATGTGTTCTGTTTAACCAGTAATAAAACTAATTTAATTTATTGACACTTGGTGCCTGCCTCACGATCTCTCCTGCTGCCTCCCCTCAGGCACTCCTCTGACCGAGTAAGCCGGCTCGAAGCGCTGGTGGAAACGTACAAGCGGAAGCTGGAGAACCTGGGAGACTTGCGCAGACAAGTGCGCCTCCTGGAGGAACGCAACACGGTGTACATGCAGCGCACCTGCGAGCTGGAGGATGAGCTCCGCAGGGCCAACGTTGTGCGCACTCAGCTGGACACCTACAAGAGACAAGTATGTTGGGGGTGGTGTAAGTGATGAAGGAGAAAACAGAATcttctggttttgtttttttttttaatttttttttttttagtttttttgcaGCTTGGTTGCCAGCACAGACTGTCTATCGTATTCTCTGACATCATGCAGGTTCACGAGCTTCACCAAAAGCACTCGACCGAGGCCATAAAAGCTGAGAAGTGGCAGTTCGAATATAGCAACATTCATGACAAGTACGACACGCTGCTGAAGGAGAAAGAAGTGAGTGTGATGGCGGGAGACTGGTATGGGTGAGGGAGGCAGGGTTTTAGAGGAAAGGAGCATATACATTAAAGGCCGCAAGCACTTTTTTACCCTGTGTCAGCCttgaattaaaaagaaaaaacgtTCTTTAACATTTTGTGTCTTTGCAGCGTCTCATCTCAGAAAGGGACACACTCAGGGAGACCAATGATGAGCTGAGATGTGCACAAGTCCACCAGCACGGTCTGACTGAAGCAGGTGTGTCATAATTATACTTCGCTTGAACCCAAAAACCCCCCTAAATTTCCCAGCAAATAGGTTTTAAATTGGCAtcgctgttttgtttgtttgcctcCACGGATCCGCTGACGCCAATGGCATTaaatgttcttttcttttttactttttttcccctttaattTGGTCTTTAACCTGTCTCTCAACATCTCTAACTTGGAAGAGTTTACTGCACACAGTGAAATGACAGCCTATTTATTACCCCGACCATTTGTGTTTGATATTCTTGAACTGTTGTTGGTCCTCTGTATGCATTAAAACCTGAAAATGTTCCCCTGGTGTTGAATTACTTTTTTTGAGCACTGGATTTAAAAGTACACCAAAGGCTAATCGGCTTATCCTGCACATTTCAGAAAAGGCTTTCCTGCTGACATTCTCTTGTCTCTCCCGTCCCTGCAGGAAACATGTATGACAACTCTGGCACAGTAGGAAGCCTAGCCGCAGAGATCATGCCCGCTGAGTTCaagtacgtgtgtatgtgtgtcagttttaacATAGGCTAAGGCACAACGGAGGAGATTTTCCTCCTCAGTCAATGATGAACGTGATATGCATTGCTGTCAAAATCGCTCGCCCACACATGCCCCATATTTTCTAGCGCCTGTAACAATTGCTCAGCCCTGATACCCAAGCCCTTACAGTTTATTTATAGAGCTAGAATGCAGAATTTGCCCTATGAATAGGAACAAGTCGCACAGCTGTACAGTTGGCCTGGGGTGGGAGATTGGTGGACGGAGAAGTTGGGTCAGCTTACCACAGACGTTTTGGCCCCGTCCCTCATTTCGATCCATTTGTTCTGTCACCCACAAGTTTCTCCTTTACTCTGTTTCCTGCTCctttttcctcctctccttctttgTCTGATCTTCCTTTGCCTCCTGCAGGGAGACAGTCGTACGTCTACAGAGCGAAAACAAGATGCTGTGTGTCCAGGAGGAGAGCTACAGACAGAAACTAGTAGAGGTACAGGCTCAGCTGGAGAAGGCACAGCGCAGCAAGAATGCGCTGGAAACACAAAATAGGTATGGGCGGTGTATGTATGCATTTGTATGTCATATTGGGTTTCGGGAGACGTGATGTCCTCGCTTTTCAATTATATTTTCTTGCCAGCACCCAACtcagggtgcgtgtgtgtgtttgttcctgAACATTCAGATGGTTGTGGCTTGTGCGTCTCATGTTTGGCTGATGGTAGGAGTGATCTAGCTAAATGTCAGCTCACCCTCTGGACTGTTTGCTGATCTAAGCTGTGTAGGCTGGATCTGAGGATGGACAGCAGAAAGCcagattgtcccttggtgtgtgagtgtgtgtgtttacgtgccTGTGGGCATGGACATGTGGACATGTGGgtggacgtgtgtgtgcgtgcatataacACAGGGCTGTGGGTGTGGGAGGCATCCAAAGCAGCAATAAGAGGAGGGGTAGTGTCCCTGTGGAGAGCTGGGACAGCCAGAGCACACGCTCGATAGAATAGCTGAACCACAGCAGACATCCAAAGATATAGTCTCGAATGCATTGCTACCACACTGCCATCTCCCACTTCCCTGATGACTTCTGCCTCCTGATACTTTCCTCTCTCCCCAACCATGCCTCCCTCCCTGTTTTCAATTTACCCCCCCTTTCTTCTTGGCATTTTGTCATTATATAGCCATATGTTTTCACACCTTCCCATGTTTCCATTTGTTCATTGTTGGGCTCCATGTCTCTCCCCTAAGGTTAAACCAGCAGCAGATCTCCGAGCTGCGTTCCCAGGTCGAGGAGctccagaaagctctgcaggaACAGGGCAGCAAGACCGAAGACGTGAGTGATAAAGATAAAGAGACTTGCTTCCGTTTCTCAAGTACTATAATCACTTCCAGGACTTCCAACAATAGTTTTCTGCTCTCACCTTGGTAGGATATTGAAAATGATCAGAGTGTAAAAAATATCAGGGACATCTTTCTTTTCAATTAAATAGTCAGGTCAGATGAACAACAGTCATTTACTAGTTTCACTTCTGTGGTAGCAGCAAAATGAATGGAAAGAGGCtggttaatgtgggatttcttccTTAACAAGTCATAATGACAGCTAAGTGCATTGTGCAGTTTAAGAATTTTCTACTTCTGTACACTGTAGATATTAGACATGTACGTGACCAATCACCGAACTCTCTAAACACAGATATTTCTGAGCCTGAGTGGGACTTTGTTCAAAATTTAAAATTACTCTTTCTATTCTTTGGAATTTAAAATCCTCCGCTGCTGTTAAATCCCTGAATGTCAAAGGTTTGCATCCGCTCTTATACACCTAAGCCTTATTCATATAAAGGTGTATAACTAGCATACCATATGAATAGTGAAAATAAGTTAGTTTTCTGTAGCTTGCTGTGTGAATGAGAACGGCTTTGCTGAAAACAGCTGAGTCCCCAAGAACTGTGCTGTTGGTACCCTCCTACTGTGTTGATATGCGATCTTGTGTGGGAATTTAACCCAAGTTTGCTGTGGTGATTCATTTCTAACGCctgcccctctctgtctgtctgtctctctgtctgtctctttgcctTCCCCCATCGACCGATATGCCAAAATCAGGCCATCGTAAGTACGGCCCACCCTCTGTCCAGCCGGCCTTGGTTTGATTCTCGACTGCCTTTAATGTTGTAGCTtacaccttgtgtgtgtgtgcatgtgtgtgtgtgtgtgtgtgcgtgtgtggagaGAATATGCTTGTGCACTGGGTTAACGCCAACCTAGTATATTGCTCTTTATTAATAAATGTTGCTTGTTTCCCTTTTAGTCTTCGTTACTGAAGAAAAAGCTGGAGGAACACTTGTGAGTACCCCAACCATTGTTGATTTTTTTATATTGATCCATATTCGCTCCATTTGTGCAAGATCGAAACCGATGTCACATGCACTCCTCTCTGATCACTCCAGGGAAAAGCTCCACGAGGCACATTCAGATctgcagaagaagagagaggtcATTGATGACCTAGAACCCAAAGCAGACAACAACAGTAAGCAATCGTTAAACGCTGCCACTTCATACAGTCAGTCATTCCTACCTTATCTGTTATTCATCGCCTCCTTCGCACTTCCCTTAATGTCCAACGTCCCTCCTTCTGCTCCTCAGTGGCAAAGAAGATAGATGAACTCCAGGAGATCCTAAGGAAGAAAGATGAGGATATGAAGCAGATGGAGGAACGATACAAGCGCTATGTTGAGAAGGCGAGGACGGTATGTTGTCTTACCCAACCTGCCCCAAAACTGAAATTTATTCTCTGTTTTTTGCCTTGAGTCTCCATAAAGTAGCCAGTCTATGTGGTACAGCATAACTTTGGGGCATTTCCTTCaaagaagggttttttttttttttgtttttttttttttttgcaggtggTCAAAACCCTGAACCCCAAGCAGCAGCCTCTGGCTCCTGATGTTCAGGCCCTTAAAAATCAACTTacggagagggagaggaaaatcCAGCACTTGGAGGTACACACCTTTATCTCCGTTTGTGTCCGGTTGTCTGTTTTTAAGATTGGCTGGTTAAAATGAGTGCATCGCCCGCTCTGAGCTCCCTCCTGTTTCTTTGTGGTTGCAGCATGACTTTGAGAAGAGCAGGGTCAGACATGACCAGGAGGAGAAActcatcattagtgcatggtacAACATGGTGagtgtctgtatatatatatatatatatatatatacacacacacacacacacacttactctctCACCCATTCACCACACACTGAATCTACTTTTAGAGCAACCCATACTTTTAAAGATTCAAGAAGGCCCAAATACACAGACTAGACTAGAACGTCGCCACATTCAGATTAAAATAACTCATGAAAGTACATCAAAATGAAGAGTAGTTAAATTTTACAGGAGCTAAATTCAATGGAAATTATTCCAGTAAGTGAATGTGAAGAACGGCTGTTCTTACCACAGGTTTCGTTGTCACCACGAGTATTTTCCACAAATATTTGATTCATTTTCAAAAGAACAACTAAAAATATGTCCATATGGAGGTCCCTAAGACAAAATCTTATCAGAGGAGGCCCATGGTTTCATCAACGGGAGCCCAAGTAATATTCAGCTTGCGAGCATAGCAAACCTCAGCACACTTGGCACATTTTTAGTAAGCACATCTGTATTCTACCCTTCCTCTCATTCTGTCTTTGTCATTCTTCTGTCCCTCGCTCAACTCGTTCAGGGAATGGCCCTACATCAGAAAGTGACTGGTGAAAGGCTGAGCCAGTCTGGCCAAGCCATGTCTTTTCTGGCCCAGCAGAGGCAGTCCACCAACGCCAGGAGAGGCCTCACACGACACCAGCCCAGATAAAGCTCTTACGTTGGGGGACATCAGCTGGGAGGATGGTAGGCGGTGGGAGAGGAGACGATGCGGTGACCTCGATTAGTACTGAACTTCCAAAATGTTTGCCTTAATGCCTCTACTGgaagcacccccccaccccttgaAATCTTTCTCGTGTCGCTGCTTCCTCCTGCTGGCTCTTCATAGCATGACAAGCTTTCTGTGGCGTCCCAGAGGGAAAAACTGTTCTGCTGTCCTGTGCAATGCTTGCCACAGTCCAGTCactggagaagagatgctgtACTCCTCCTGTTTTAATAGAGGTTCCTCATTATGATTTAGTAACTTGTACACATTTTCTCCGACTTTTGGGTTTGCTCTGTTTTTAGTATGTTTTTAGTTCTTTTACTTTGTAGAACGGGAATATTTTTACCCGGGTTTTGCAAAGGCTTAAGTAAAATGGAGAAGGAAAAGCAGGCGTTATGGTGGGCATTtgtcacccccccctcccaacccTGCAGAAGACCATTGCCCGTGACTGATTTTTATAGTCCATTTTATAGTTATGGTCCATCCATAGTTATCAATCAGCCATGATGTGGACCATTTTATAGCCTTAGCGATGACGTAAGATGAGCCTCGTGATTTGGCCAGTGACACTTTGAGATGTGAGTGGTGAGGGAGATGTCACGTAGCTACGCAAGATGACTCGGTACCTCTGTAATGAAGACTGAAGAGAGATTCTCGTATTCGGTCAATGGCAGAGCTCAGTTTTGTGAATTTGTTTGGAATTTTcttttaagcttttttttttttgttttgtgtttttgttttttgttctgtgtTTGACTAATTTTTTGTGTTGAACTTTAAGATATGAAGGAACTTTATtacaaaattgtgtgtgtgtgtgtgtgtgtgtgtgtgtgtgtagtggcttAAACCTTGATTGTATATTTTTGATTATGTCAGTCTCACTTATAACTCTTAATTTTAATGAAGAAAAATGGATCGGGTTGAACACAACATACACCAAAGCACTTTTTCCCCCTGATGGTGGTATTGCTCAGTGCCTCACAAAAAGACCTCAAAATATCCCGTCAGTGTATAAGAACGACACTTAACCCTCAACAGCATCCTCTTCACAAAGCTGCAGTCTTGCATTTAAGTGTGTTGGCTTGAATCTCCCACCAGTTTCTCATGAACTGACACTGGGCCATCCCGACATGGCAATATTTAACaatgtttttgtttggttttttttagccAAGTTTTAATTAGATATTGCACTTGCCTTTGACATTTTTTTATCTCCTTTCTAATCCCATTTTTGACGATTGAAACAGGACGTTTGCTAGTTGTGTGTATGACCTAACTTGCACATTTTTGATTTTGTGATTTGAATGCAAGTATGAGGTACAGGCCTGTAATTTGGCCTTCCAAAACGAGTACTAATTAGCTCGCTTATACGTGAAAATTATTTCCACAAATGGGTCCCTAATGACATAACTTCACAGCAGTGGGAATCTAGCTAATGGCGCCAGTTGTTTTGCTGCTGCCGAACCTACATTCAAAATCCGACTGAACTGGAAGGAAATGTATTCATGAACTCACTGGAATTCACtcaagggcttttttttttaataataatatatatatatatatatatatatatatatatatatatatatatatatatatatatatatatatattgagccTGAATATGCACGAATACAGCATTTACCTGAACTCAATACCTGATGCAAATTTTTGGTTAAATCTGCAATATAGACAGCACCTTATAAAACACTACATTTGCCACATTTTACTACCTGCTAACTTTTTATGTCGACAAAGGTACCACCCTGTAGTAAGTCTCCCATCTGCTCTATATCAGAGCTGTCTGTGACTTGTACTTTACTTCTGTGAATGTTTGCGTTATGATCTACACCGGAATGAAAACCTACCATTTGTACactttgctgttttgttttttaagtctGTGTTTCATTATTTGTGCCCATTATATGGTGTTAATTAAATGTCCACTACACATTCGCATGGCTTGAAATGGGGTTTTATTTTTACTATCCACGTCTACATGGTTGTGGCATCATTGTTGTCTTGTGGATCATGGCTTACTTTATGAAGGGGTTTTAGAACAAGTTATAGACTTGTAATcctgtctgtttttttgttttttttccgtgtCAAATTAAATGGAGACTTTCAAATACGGGTGTCTTGTCCTCTATTTGAAAAATCTGATCAGATTTAAAAACTTCCTGCTCCGTCTATCTGACCACCAAACAGCCTGTTTTGCCCGCACCATAAATCCTTAACTAGTAGTTTGGAAAGAGTGGCACAgggggttagcgcggttgcctcacag
The nucleotide sequence above comes from Lampris incognitus isolate fLamInc1 chromosome 10, fLamInc1.hap2, whole genome shotgun sequence. Encoded proteins:
- the LOC130120100 gene encoding protein Hook homolog 2-like; translated protein: MSLDKAQLCDSLLTWLKTFQVPSCTSKHDLTSGVAIAHVLHRIDPSWFNETWLGRIKEETGANWRLKVSNLKKILQSMLEYYHDVLGHQVSDEHLPDVNLIGEVGDVTELGKLVQLVLGCAVSCEKKQEQIQQIMTLEESVQHVVMTAIQELLPKEPLSEPGSPETYGDFDYQSRKYYFLSEEVDVKEDLSQRCRDLEHQLSVVLEEKSTILAETRSLKERLSRCDSQDATAITGKKLLLLQSQMEQLQEENYRLENSRDDMRMRADILEGEVVELQHRNEELTSLAREAQNLKDEMDILRHSSDRVSRLEALVETYKRKLENLGDLRRQVRLLEERNTVYMQRTCELEDELRRANVVRTQLDTYKRQVHELHQKHSTEAIKAEKWQFEYSNIHDKYDTLLKEKERLISERDTLRETNDELRCAQVHQHGLTEAGNMYDNSGTVGSLAAEIMPAEFKETVVRLQSENKMLCVQEESYRQKLVEVQAQLEKAQRSKNALETQNRLNQQQISELRSQVEELQKALQEQGSKTEDSSLLKKKLEEHLEKLHEAHSDLQKKREVIDDLEPKADNNMAKKIDELQEILRKKDEDMKQMEERYKRYVEKARTVVKTLNPKQQPLAPDVQALKNQLTERERKIQHLEHDFEKSRVRHDQEEKLIISAWYNMGMALHQKVTGERLSQSGQAMSFLAQQRQSTNARRGLTRHQPR